From the Cucumis sativus cultivar 9930 chromosome 5, Cucumber_9930_V3, whole genome shotgun sequence genome, the window TAAAAAACTACTGGAACTCCCACCTTAGCAAAAGGTTAGCAATAATAACCAAAGACAATGCAGGAGAGGCAAAGAAGGAAAGCAATGGAGAGACATCAAACACTAGAAAAGCAACTGAAGTTTGGTCGTTTTGCAACGACGATAACTTGAGCAATGGTGTAGGAAGTGAGCTTCTATTGTCATCGGGAAATCAAGGAGGCGAAGACGGTGGCAGCCGAGGTGGAGGTGAGACTGATCAGTTGGGTGTGAATGGAGATGAAGAGATTGTTGAAAAGGTGAAAGGTGGAAGGGAAGAATTGGAAGAAAGTGGGGATTTTTTTGGTGGGTGTGAAGGTTTGTATAAAGGGTTATCATGGAATGGTTCAGAAAGGATAGATGAAATTGAAGATGATTCATATCAACAACTACTCAACCTTGAGGGAGAAGATTACATTCAATTAGAGTCCTTCATTGATTACTTCTTAATTTGACTAAATTTCATCTCTCTATTGTATAGTtcatttactatatatattatatcatatatatagatatccAGCTTGGGTTTTGATGGGAATATTCATGTTGGGtgattattaaattatgtaGTACCCTGTACCTTCATTGGCTGAATTTTCTATTGCACATTGCAGATTCTGCTTCCCATTGATGTCATATGCAtggtaaaaaatgataattttgttcttattttcaaggataaaaaatggtcaaaatcattttaatgataaaattattgaatccTCAAACTCGAAGTTGTAAAAATTGTAACATTTCTATATGTGAAAGATTAACTTTTACTAACCGAAGGTTCAAGAAATGTAGCACCTCCTGACCTTACttaaatttaactaatatATTAGACAATAAATGTATACATTTTTTCGAACTATTTAACTGTGTAGCAAAAGTTACACTTTATGAGCTATCAAACACAAGTTAATTTGGAAGAC encodes:
- the LOC101207994 gene encoding myb-related protein 308 → MGRTSSCCSKGGLHKGPWTAREDALLVNYIQQNGEGHWRALPKKAGLLRCGKSCRLRWMNYLRPDIKRGNITADEDDLIIKLHSLLGNRWSLIAGRLPGRTDNEIKNYWNSHLSKRLAIITKDNAGEAKKESNGETSNTRKATEVWSFCNDDNLSNGVGSELLLSSGNQGGEDGGSRGGGETDQLGVNGDEEIVEKVKGGREELEESGDFFGGCEGLYKGLSWNGSERIDEIEDDSYQQLLNLEGEDYIQLESFIDYFLI